The following proteins are co-located in the Vespa velutina chromosome 20, iVesVel2.1, whole genome shotgun sequence genome:
- the LOC124956012 gene encoding serine-protein kinase ATM isoform X3, which produces MLRLYQINISSEQWEELLRACVNLYNDASINKCVVIDTIQMIIQYAYMYSDLLLEVKKLLPFLASILSDSKILEQMEESAYKLTNTICHQIATENRIMLCQFSEDILPKIFYLNSYDEKYKFMLLFVQIHHPKGVHREYDGAFACNWSTWNNILRSMYEIILKDSKKGILSKHFLQFASEVFNQVLQNPGTIWGLFDNSTELYSQPVKRRCISISSPVDMIDHDDLEEAWPMIQILTVLFAKYPKRVQSNDFISLLKILDDYLTQSPKYVKVIDSLYNLCTVLMEIEQLFLNDTNSEEIQHASNVHWYNIWDNLLRSLNTNQSEISAHRLAQCFIKYGKMRNTNSLFALYMSQTIRWSPNSLQTLILCCEHTPLPDDVPMFNTTLHSSMLNTRSVKLRFIEWLLNTPWFKVPSTIFIESLCNILIGIPVKFFRENNTTFKTSGLTLPVRESSYLQEFLYDHSQSLSYKNIETCNLALTFQINLLAKVKTETVVSQRHLQVSLAKANVNTIDLKDVLTILKKYLYDIIDKKDENNDIRTIVMKITLAGKVATTVKKMNIPMEDTEIHFIMSAINDCLQHAYKLLETIKLSKNNHKYFIDITEAFLILYETFCPAYTDMTKIIISLSTADILRNLFDLLNIEDENNFSYQEIRRYNDNFDIFQSKNKHSNKDEINYKNNDIHSLNIIRIKTIRTLTLFCCMNTGKERSKIQLDLMSNLMAIDNYDLSFAVDFKMAMIVLETFTQCDKKILHEKYKDAPVSFLLDLFQKCKEDEKYVRYVLKVLPYFIEYTANYDYDLILIMDNTIYNFCKLLNNKKFGPIVHIDFLECLARIIEIKPLLMRHKQYAQYQYKLWLIIEYLLTYMQNSLYILRLKAIECMQKLYFSKCIEYERKVSFFEQLKNAAINLLSIEKKCYNNETDEIETRTASALLILATIICTSSTLQSNALVAILQLVENKRVKVKTVKKLLHSIRKHHVLPNEDNLAHMLSHWLKACHTMQTFPWELTQYESQEEFYKIHINIIVFTEIQNFNVTNAIQLCTCVGYNFKDVFENIFPQVLTWLLSLICQSCQKNSIDAKRANDMLHELMLNRENFERIDTFSNLFKINFDKVIVNIIMRLHDEKHFHQMFQLQYKFPNANPPVLNKTDVNNCLQYIEENFVSSKSLQYYLATKGINKLQKILMNLVKNIYDMKFTEYKLKALHQYIYFCTIMMEGTKFNHFDAISIYLIREISYSLIHFIRDKIVILSEIACKYFHIFLKYILPERHAEIEENLNYYVTILVPVAQLEKTPIAIELLEYLIIEQKELFSNAIAKLNTFPNQPKFQKILNVYNSLKYKDRKKDNLEEEIQHFLNATNQKIVNCNVESIAHLKLQLSNRRDELQELYNKLDNSSIKNYNLLHQLICRLLEIIKSNQAISIEATKCLGQLGPIDLGTTILYNRKSYLKENADISNTLTYEIITLLTEFLVDNEIELRIASANALDMILSSTWGQEILDKKNSKAIRQMSIDCSRSPLRLDYIRPFIREVKNLNKNKITLDTIACNKYIKKDNPIWIETSNIPYAEWIVQITCNIIECFSGYYLEDLIPVCKLSIEMCELILPRIMFLITYINKELAIAVSHCINGFFFYHFNDKDQSIHGLLHSSQYVQLHCDRNIVYFMLNLVNFIRTQAVENIPLELDFVYIAKAAQYCSAYFTAILYAELSCESLLIEPRDFSTVNKIDYAYECEPVLGRMLQNILRDASSKIGDPDAIRGCGSSHLQDSFSRVQHYIQMHEWDKVLLIKDIELSSGNKTAIEEMISALQQLGFHYLLGHYISTMSTSTKEMSNDIQLECAWRLSNWDISIFPQIMQSLCENNMKLKLSESDYYLYHFYALRCFHEKDESGVENAIKCARVCIMKALSNINLECNKEIYGKLTQLQMLSEIEELCSTKPEDYSEVLQKWQQCDITNFNEFQYTEPILTQRSIMYQINDTLCNNSIIKDELVGTHIKIAEIARNQGHLQIAARALGTLAKQNEVPSKFIDLLDYQESLLAWKRNDYEISRYLLRKLIHRKSIDPALQAHVLRIYGNWMAETKSENPQTVIENYYQESIKISKSIKSKTSDVIRNVHDTQVALARFADAQFEHVKMYMRSPQFKSLKKCVEYSCSAAVKYDSTLQDTDIKRAMILSQKQNTNDAAELQNIEKEKNNYLLIAVRYYLITLCQSEDYNLLVFRLIALWLENAKNKEVNKLLEDNLNKIPSYKFLPLVPQLAAHMNNVSDEFSVKINKTLERCALDHPHHTLPVLLALKNLYGDYEFLKTKKNKKLEEEPRILGAKRLLKQLTSSKVSCIIQEMEILSHSLVMLANYETNDKCKRGTSFKIPIGQKIFKIKNFSNIFVPTLAVDVRCSGNYNDIISIVKYFDTYENVGGVNAPKKIICIGSDGIQREQLLKGKDDLRQDAVMQQVFNVMNRLFEMSKEAKRRKLKIRTYKVVPLTQRSGILEWCHNTMPIATILIGSDGISGVHKKYNPHDYTALMCRKKMDEVSKKSNDVKLQQFLECCRHMRPAFHHFFIEKYPSPETWYEKRSAYTRSIATTSIAGYILGLGDRHLGNILMDQMTGEVIHIDFGIAFEQGKVLPLPETVPFRLTRDIEVAMGISGVEGIMRRGCEEILTVLRDQRQIIITLLQVLLYDPLFTWAITPAKAYTFQTGNTAMSSEDDEDHSKTNKTAERALLRIEQKLQGIEEGLVFSVPGQVEQLIQQARDPFNLCRLFCGWQPYL; this is translated from the exons atgc TCCGGTTAtaccaaataaatatatcttcagAGCAATGGGAGGAATTATTAAGAGCATGTGTCAATTTGTACAACGATGCGTCTATCAACAAGTGTGTTGTAATAGATACCATTCAAAtgataatacaatatgcatatatgtattcggatttattattagaagttaaaaaattattaccatttttag CAAGTATTTTGTCAGATTCTAAAATTCTCGAACAGATGGAAGAGTCTGCTTACAAGCTGACTAATACAATATGTCATCAAATCGCAACTGAAAATAGAATAATGCTTTGTCAATTTAGTGAAGATATTTTGccaaaaatattctatttgaatagctatgatgaaaaatataagttcATGCTGCTATTTGTACAAATTCATCATCCTAAGGGAGTTCATCGAGAATATGATGGAGCGTTTGCTTGTAATTGGTCTACATGGAATAATATACTTCGAAGCatgtatgaaattattttgaaagattCTAAGAAAGGGATATTATCCAAACATTTTCTGCAGTTTGCAAGCGAAg TATTCAATCAAGTGCTTCAAAATCCTGGTACTATTTGGGGACTGTTTGACAATTCTACTGAACTTTATTCGCAACCAGTCAAACGAAGATGCATTTCCATTAGTAGTCCAGTTGATATGATAGATCATGATGATCTCGAGGAAGCATGGCCTATGATACAAATATTAACAGTACTATTCGCAAAATATCCTAAAAGGGTACaatcgaatgattttatatctcttttaaaaatattggatGATTACTTAACGCAATCGCCTAAATATGTTAAAGTTATAGACAGTTTATACAACTTGTGTACCGTTCTTATGGAAATAgaacaattatttttgaatgatACAAATTCTGAAGAGATACAACATGCTTCGAATGTGCATTGGTATAACATATGGGATAATCTTTTAAG ATCTCTTAATACTAATCAAAGTGAGATCTCTGCGCATAGACTTGCTCagtgttttataaaatatggaaAGATGAGAAATACAAATTCACTTTTTGCTTTATATATGTCGCAAACAATCAGATGGTCTCCTAATAGTTTgcaaacattaatattatgttGCGAGCACACGCCTTTACCGGATGATGTACCAATGTTTAATACAACTTTACATTCGTCAATGTTAAATACACGCTCTGTTAAATTACGTTTCATAGAGTGGTTATTAAACACTCCATGGTTTAAAGTTCCTTCGACAATATTCATTGAAAGTTTGTGTAATATATTGATTGGCATCCCAGTGAAATTCTTTCGTGAAAATAATACAACGTTTAAAACATCAGGATTAACTTTACCCGTTCGCGAAAGCTCTTATTTACAGGAATTTCTATACGATCATTCACAATCcttatcttataaaaatatagaaacgtGTAATTTAGCATTaacatttcaaattaatttactCGCAAAGGTAAAAACAGAGACTGTCGTTTCGCAACGACATTTGCAAGTGTCGCTTGCTAAAGCAAACGTAAATACAATAGATTTGAAAGATGTTCTTACAATTTTGAAGAAGTATTTGTATGATATTATCGACAAAAAGGATGAAAACAATGATATACgaacgatagtaatgaaaaTTACGCTTGCTGGTAAAGTTGCGACTACcgtgaaaaaaatgaatataccGATGGAAGATACTGAAATTCACTTTATTATGTCTGCAATAAACGATTGTTTGCAGCATGCTTACAAATTATTAGAGACGATTAAATTGTccaaaaataatcataaatatttcatcgatataaCTGAAGCGTTTCTCATTTTATACGAAACCTTTTGTCCCGCATATACAGACATGACAAAGATCATTATCTCTTTGTCGACTGCAGATATATTAAGGAATTTATTTGACTTACTTAATATTGAAGATGAgaataatttctcttatcAGGAAATTCGTCGTTACAACgacaattttgatatatttcaaagtaaaaataaacattccaataaagatgaaataaattacaagAACAATGATATACATAGTCTGAATATTATCAGAATAAAAACTATAAGAACTTTGACATTATTTTGTTGCATGAAtacaggaaaagaaagatcaaaaatTCAATTGGATTTAATGAGCAATCTGATGGCCattgataattatgatttgtCATTTGCAGTGGACTTTAAAATGGCAATGATAGTACTGGAAACATTCACACAATGCGACAAAAAGATACTACATGAAAAGTATAAAGATGCTCCAGTTTCATTTCTATtggatttatttcaaaaatgtaAGGAAGATGAAAAGTATGTACGATATGTACTCAAAGTTCTAccttattttatcgaatatactGCCAACTATGATTATgatctaattttaataatggataataccatttataatttttgtaagcttcttaataataagaagTTTGGGCCAATCGTGCACATTGATTTCTTGGAATGTCTCGCAAGAATTATTGAAATCAAACCATTATTAATGAGGCATAAACAGTATGCTCAGTATCAGTACAAGTTATGGCtcattattgaatatttattaacatatatgcaaaattctctttatatattacgATTGAAGGCAATTGAATGTatgcaaaaattatatttttcaaaatgtataGAATATGAAAGGAAGGTTTCCTTTTTCGAGCAATTGAAAAATGCTGCTATTAATTTACTATCcattgaaaagaaatgttataataacgaaaccGATGAAATAGAAACTAGAACGGCAAGTGCATTGTTAATATTGGCAACTATTATTTGTACTTCTAGTACACTTCAAAGCAATGCTTTAGTAGCAATATTACAATTAGTCGAGAATAAACGTGTAAAGGTAAAAACGGTCAAAAAGTTATTGCATAGTATAAGAAAGCATCATGTTTTACCCAATGAAGATAATCTGGCTCATATGTTATCGCACTGGTTGAAGGCGTGTCATACCATGCAAACATTTCCATGGGAATTGACTCAATATGAATCTcaagaagaattttataagatacacattaatattatagtgtTCACTGAAATTCAAAATTTCAATGTCACGAATGCAATACAACTTTGTACTTGTGTTGGGTACAATTTCAAAGatgtttttgaaaatatatttccacaAGTCCTAACATGGTTGCTTTCTTTGATTTGTCAAAGTTGTCaaaaaaattctatcgatGCTAAACGCGCGAATGATATGCTTCACGAATTGATGTTAAATCGAGAGAACTTTGAAAGGATCGATACTTTTtctaatttgtttaaaattaattttgacaaagttattgtaaatattatcatgAGATTGCACGATGAGAAACATTTTCATCAAATGTTtcaattacaatataaatttccAAATGCTAATCCACCTGTTTTGAATAAAACTGATGTCAACAATTGTCTACAGTATATAGAGGAAAATTTTGTTTCCTCCAAATCATTGCAATATTATTTAGCAAccaaaggaataaataaattacagaaaatattgatgaatctggtgaaaaatatttatgacatGAAATTTACCGAGTACAAATTAAAGGCTTTACATCAGTATATCTATTTTTGCACCATAATGATGGAAGGaacaaaatttaatcatttcgaTGCAATATCAATATATCTTATCAGAGAAATTAGTTATAGTTTGATACATTTTATCAGAGACAAAATTGTTATACTGTCGGAAATAGCctgtaaatattttcacatATTTCTGAAATACATCTTACCTGAACGACATGcagaaattgaagaaaatttgaattattatgtTACTATATTAGTTCCTGTTGCTCAATTGGAAAAAACGCCTATTGCCATAGAGCTACTCGAGTACTTAATAATTGAACAGAAAGAATTGTTTAGTAATGCAATAgcaaaattaaatacatttccTAATCAgccaaaatttcaaaaaatattgaatgtatataattccctgaaatataaagatagaaagaaggataatTTGGAGGAAGAAATTCAACACTTTTTAAATGCGACTAATCAAAAGATTGTAAACTGTAATGTGGAAAGCATAGCACATTTAAAGCTTCAATTATCAAACAGACGAGATGAATTGCAAGAGCTGTACAATAAACTTGACAATAGCtctatcaaaaattataatttattacatcaaTTGATATGTAGATTATTGGAGATCATTAAATCTAATCAAGCCATTTCGATAGAAGCTACAAAGTGTCTGGGACAATTAGGTCCTATTGATCTGGGAACAACGATtctttataatagaaaaagttaTCTAAAGGAGAACGCAGACATAAGCAATACGTTAACGTACGAGATAATAACATTACTAACAGAATTTTTAGTTGATAATGAAATCGAACTTCGTATAGCTAGCGCCAATGCATTAGATATGATACTGTCATCTACATGGGGACAAgaaattttagataaaaagaacTCCAAAGCAATACGACAGATGTCAATTGATTGTTCAAGATCCCCATTACGTTTGGATTATATACGTCCATTTATACGTGAAGTAAAAAATCTcaacaagaataaaataacCCTTGATACAATTGCttgtaataaatacattaagaAGGATAATCCTATTTGGATAGAGACGTCAAATATTCCTTATGCTGAATGGATTGTACAAATCACATGCAATATTATTGAATGTTTTTCTGGATATTACCTTGAAGATTTAATACCTGTTTGCAAATTAAGCATAGAAATGTGCGAATTAATACTACCAAGAATCATGTTTCTGATAACGTacattaataaagaattagcAATTGCAGTATCTCATTGTATCaacggattttttttttatcatttcaatgACAAAGATCAGTCTATTCATGGTTTACTTCATTCATCGCAATATGTTCAATTGCACTGTGATCGCaatatagtatattttatGCTGAATTTAGTCAATTTTATTAGGACTCAAGCAGTTGAAAACATTCCTTTAGAATTGGACTTTGTATACATAGCCAAAGCTGCTCAATATTGTTCGGCATATTTTACTGCTATCCTTTATGCAGAACTATCTTGTGAATCATTATTGATAGAACCTCGTGATTTTAGTACAGTTAACAAAATTGATTATGCCTATGAATGTGAGCCTGTATTAGGAAGAATGTTGCAAAATATTCTTAGAGATGCCTCCTCGAAAATTGGTGATCCAGACGCTATTCGCGGTTGTGGCTCTTCACATTTGCAAGATAGTTTCTCTCGCGTTCAACATTACATACAAATGCACGAGTGGGATAAAGTTTtacttataaaagatatagaacTGTCTTCTGGCAATAAAACAGCTATTGAAG aGATGATCAGTGCATTGCAACAATTAggatttcattatttattaggacattatatatctacaatGAGTACGTCTACCAAAGAAATGAGTAATGACATTCAACTGGAATGTGCATGGCGACTTAGTAATTGGGACATATCAATATTTCCACAAATTATGCAATCCCTATGCGAGAACAATATGAAGTTAAAACTATCCGAATCAGACTATTATTTGTATCACTTCTATGCATTAAGATGTTTTCATGAAAAAGATGAGTCGGGTGTAGAAAATGCAATCAAGTGTGCACGAGTGTGCATAATGAAAGCTCTATCTAACATTAATTTGG AgtgtaataaagaaatttatggGAAATTAACACAACTTCAAATGCTTTCCGAAATAGAAGAACTATGTTCAACAAAACCTGAGGATTATTCTGAAGTTCTGCAAAAGTGGCAGCAATGTGATATCACAAATTTTAACGAGTTTCAATACACTGAGCCAATCTTAACGCAAAGATCTATTATGTATCAAATAAATGATACATTGtgtaataattctattatcaAAGATGAACTTGTCGGTACGCATATAAAAATCGCTGAAATTGCGCGAAATCAAGGACATCTACAAATAGCTGCACGTGCATTAG GCACCTTAGCAAAACAAAATGAAGTACcttcaaaatttattgatttgttGGATTATCAAGAATCTCTATTGGcatggaaaagaaatgattatgAAATCAGTCGATATCTTTTacgtaaattaattcataGAAAATCTATAGATCCGGCTTTGCAAGCCCATGTACTTCGCATTTATGGAAACTGGATGGCTGAAACGAAATCTGAAAATCCTCAG accgtcatagaaaattattatcaagaatcaataaaaataagtaagtCGATAAAAAGCAAAACGTCTGATGTTATCAGAAATGTACATGACACACAAGTCGCCTTGGCTAGATTTGCGGATGCTCAATTCGAACATGTTAAAATGTATATGAGATCTCCTCAGtttaaaagtttgaaaaaatgtGTAGAATATTCATGCAGTGCTGCTGTCAAATATGACTCAACATTGCAAGATACAGATATTAAAAGAGCAATGATACTTAgtcaaaaacaaaatacgAATGATGCTGCTGAACtacaaaatattgaaaaggagaaaaacaaCTATCTTTTAATAGCAGTACG atattatttaataacgttatgCCAGAGTGAAGATTACAATCTGTTAGTATTTCGATTGATTGCTCTTTGGCTTGAGAATGCgaagaataaagaagtaaataaattactaGAAGACAATTTAAATAAGATAccatcatataaatttttaccaCTTGTGCCACAATTGGCAGCACACATGAACAACGTATCTGATGAATTTTctgtcaaaataaataaaacattagaGCGTTGTGCATTGGATCATCCACATCATACGTTACCTGTGCTATTggcattgaaaaatttatatggtGATTATGAATTCCTTAAgactaaaaaaaataaaaaattagaagaagagCCCAGAATATTGGGTGCTAAAAGGCTTCTGAAACAATTAACTTCGTCGAAAGTGTCTTGCATTATTCaagaaatggaaatattgTCTCATTCTTTGGTAATGCTAGCTAATTATGAAACTAATGATAAATGTAAAC gtGGTACATCATTTAAAATACCTATTGGtcagaaaattttcaagatcaaaaatttttccaatatatTTGTACCTACTTTAGCCGTTGATGTTAGATGCAGTGGAAATTACAATGACATAATCAGTATTGTTAAATACTTTGATACTTATGAGAATGTTGGAGGTGTGAATGCTCCCAAAAAGATCATTTGTATTGGTAGTGATGGAATACAAAGAGAACAATTATTGAAG GGAAAAGATGATTTACGACAAGATGCTGTAATGCAACAAGTTTTTAATGTAATGAATAGACTTTTTGAAATGAGTAAAGAAGCGAAACGacgtaaattgaaaattagaaCATACaag GTAGTACCGTTAACACAAAGATCAGGTATATTAGAATGGTGCCATAATACAATGCCTATTGCGACTATATTAATAGGTAGCGATGGAATTTCTGgtgttcataaaaaatataatccacATGATTATACTGCATTAATGTGTAGAAAAAAGATGGAC GAAGTTTctaaaaaatcaaacgatgtCAAGCTACAACAGTTTTTAGAATGCTGTAGACATATGCGTCCAGCTTttcatcatttctttattgaaaaatatccaTCGCCTGAAACGTGGTACGAAAAACGATCAGCTTATACACGCAG TATAGCAACAACTTCTATAGCAGGATATATATTAGGTTTAGGAGATAGGCATCTTGGTAATATATTAATGGATCAGATGACTGGAGAAGTGATTCATATAGATTttg GCATAGCATTTGAACAAGGTAAAGTTCTGCCACTACCTGAAACTGTACCATTTCGTCTCACAAGAGACATTGAAGTCGCAATGGGAATCTCAGGTGTCGAAGGTATTATGAGAAGAGGATGTGAGGAAATATTGACAGTATTACGAGATCAaagacaaataattataacattgcTTCAAGTACTTCTTTATGACCCTCTTTTTACGTGGGCTATAACTCCTGCAAAAGCATATACTTTTCAAACCGGTAATACAGCAATGTCTTCTGAAGATGATGAAG ATCATAGCAAAACGAATAAAACTGCAGAAAGGGCACTCTTAAGGATAGAACAAAAATTGCAAGGTATAGAAGAAGGTTTAGTATTTAGTGTACCTGGGCAAGTCGAACAACTTATACAACAAGCACGTGATCCATTTAATTTGTGTCGTTTATTTTGTGGGTGGCAACCATATCtataa